A stretch of the Archangium violaceum genome encodes the following:
- a CDS encoding OmpA/MotB family protein — translation MRRRAKGHDESWLLSYADLITNLLLFFVVLLTAANLNKGRMQQIVKSMSGAESPASLESIRKEIDAQIASKQLQDLVHTSVSAEGLELSLNSGLVFDSGKAKLRPEFEQTVASMLQVLAPYSKKYGFAVEGHTDSTPIVNGGLFASNWELSSARAIVVRQRLEDVGIPRERIRVEGYADTKPLPEEQLKGLSAEERLARHRRVIVRIY, via the coding sequence ATGCGACGGCGCGCCAAGGGGCATGATGAAAGTTGGCTGCTCAGCTACGCGGATCTGATCACCAACCTGCTGCTCTTCTTCGTCGTGCTGCTCACGGCGGCGAACTTGAACAAGGGCCGGATGCAACAGATCGTCAAGAGCATGTCCGGTGCCGAGAGCCCGGCGAGCCTCGAGTCCATCCGCAAGGAGATCGACGCGCAGATCGCGAGCAAGCAACTGCAGGACCTGGTACACACCAGCGTGTCGGCCGAGGGGCTGGAGCTCTCGCTCAACTCCGGGCTGGTGTTCGACTCGGGCAAGGCGAAGCTGCGTCCCGAATTCGAACAGACCGTGGCGTCGATGCTGCAGGTGCTCGCGCCCTATTCGAAGAAGTACGGCTTCGCGGTCGAGGGGCACACCGACTCCACGCCCATCGTGAACGGGGGGCTATTCGCCTCGAATTGGGAGCTCTCCAGCGCACGCGCGATCGTCGTGAGGCAGCGGCTCGAGGATGTCGGAATCCCGCGCGAGCGGATTCGCGTCGAGGGCTACGCCGACACCAAGCCGCTGCCTGAAGAGCAACTCAAGGGGCTGAGCGCCGAGGAGCGTCTGGCCCGGCACCGCCGCGTCATCGTGAGAATCTACTGA
- a CDS encoding MotA/TolQ/ExbB proton channel family protein — translation MQILGFIVLGFVVWFGFKDRGNAQVVSAFDPHALVMVVVGSASAVLVSSSHTTALRTLLCLREFVPGLRLFGHATSQMEAEREQLYTLWREGKRSGALSLAEKSRFAAIKQMVELILNRSPEVASSKAFLELRHEEISRWQPAISNWEMLSKLGPAFGMVGTITGMIQLFRNMNSDNLNIGSAMSLALLATLYGVAFGAGVAGPIGHYLNGLLDERLGFLERCEKSVNELVARGGVVSHATARQGA, via the coding sequence GTGCAGATTCTCGGATTCATCGTTCTGGGGTTCGTCGTCTGGTTCGGATTCAAGGATCGCGGAAACGCGCAGGTCGTTTCGGCGTTCGACCCCCACGCGTTGGTGATGGTGGTGGTGGGCTCGGCCTCGGCGGTGCTGGTCAGCTCCAGCCACACAACGGCGCTGCGCACCCTTCTCTGCCTGCGAGAGTTCGTCCCGGGTCTGCGCCTCTTCGGCCACGCCACCTCGCAGATGGAGGCCGAGCGGGAGCAGCTCTACACCCTCTGGCGCGAGGGCAAGCGCAGTGGAGCGCTCTCGCTCGCGGAGAAGAGCCGCTTCGCCGCGATCAAGCAGATGGTGGAGCTCATCCTCAATCGCTCACCCGAGGTCGCCAGCTCCAAGGCCTTCCTGGAGCTCCGGCACGAGGAGATCAGCCGCTGGCAGCCGGCGATCAGCAACTGGGAGATGCTCTCCAAGCTCGGCCCGGCATTCGGAATGGTGGGAACCATCACCGGAATGATCCAGCTGTTCCGCAACATGAACTCGGACAACCTCAACATCGGATCGGCCATGTCCCTGGCGTTGCTCGCCACGCTCTATGGGGTGGCCTTCGGTGCTGGCGTCGCCGGGCCGATCGGTCATTATCTCAATGGACTGCTCGATGAGCGGCTGGGGTTCCTCGAGCGCTGCGAGAAGAGCGTCAATGAGCTGGTCGCTCGAGGGGGGGTCGTGAGCCATGCGACGGCGCGCCAAGGGGCATGA